One Triticum dicoccoides isolate Atlit2015 ecotype Zavitan chromosome 5B, WEW_v2.0, whole genome shotgun sequence genomic window carries:
- the LOC119308656 gene encoding protein CLMP1-like yields MGKSGAKKKKPSPSAAAAAATTTTTAAKSPPAASEQKAPPPAPPVANGAAQHQAQADPGVLLRRAHELKEEGNRLFQSRDYAGALRQYELALRLAPRGHPDRAVFHSNRAACLLQLRPVDHKAVAEECSLALQAEPRFPRALLRRARALEALGRHELALADTLALLALDPNHRDAIDLSHRLRSRISSSSSSASAVSTHEPTSRPSPAALGASAVVAGLGPSLPSRPFPKKQSPPSPPPPQQQPGPAMTKFNSSPAPKLVPFSNSPSSSAKASTADISQKTVPALSVPSTQPVTETSLINRKVVTRWRPLKLVYGHDIRLGEMPEKCSFQTLREVVAKRFPSSKAVLMKYKDADGDLVTITCTSELRLAEACGVGTDAMEGDTKLPMLRLHIVEVSPEQEPPLPTEEQKLEEEELLITGEDSSSYISAEVANAEVTKPGPENGVAEQSTLAGKKDCGHAECKEAEIDDWLLQFAELFRNQVGIDADAHLDLHELGMELCSEALEETVTSEEAQSLFEMAAAKFQEVAALALFNWGNVHMCAARKRIPLDESSPKEIMSAQLRTAYDWVLERYALAGHKYEEALNIKQDFYEGLLALGQQHFETAKLHWSFALADKVDLSTWDSSETFKLFDSAEEKMRAATEMWEKVEEQRMLELKTPGATEKDEVLKKRKKQHSADGQGELTPEEAAEQAAVMRQQIHLFWGNMLFERSQVEFKLVVGDWKKNLDASVERFKLAGASESDISMVLKNHFSNAAVSECEEKKDMPSATGSSQTSDGIDDESVVES; encoded by the coding sequence ATGGGCAAGTCCGGCGCCAAAAAGAAGAAGCCCTccccttccgccgccgccgccgccgccaccaccaccacaaccGCCGCCAAATCGCCGCCAGCCGCATCAGAGCAGaaggccccgccgcccgcgccccccGTAGCGAACGGGGCGGCGCAGCACCAGGCCCAGGCGGACCCCGGCGTGCTCCTGCGCCGCGCGCACGAGCTCAAGGAGGAGGGCAACCGCCTGTTCCAGTCGCGCGACTACGCCGGCGCGCTGCGGCAGTACGAGCTCGCCCTCCGCCTTGCCCCGCGTGGCCATCCCGACCGCGCCGTCTTCCACAGCAACCGCGCCGCCTGCCTCCTGCAGCTCCGCCCCGTCGACCACAAGGCCGTCGCGGAGGAGTGCTCCCTCGCGCTCCAGGCCGAGCCGCGCTTCCCGCGAGCCCTTCTCCGCCGGGCCCGCGCGCTTGAGGCGCTCGGCCGCCACGAGCTCGCACTCGCCGACACCCTCGCGCTCCTCGCCCTCGACCCCAACCACCGCGACGCTATCGACCTCTCACACCGCCTCCGCTCCCgcatctcctcgtcctcctcctcggcctccgccgTCTCCACCCACGAACCCACCAGCCGCCCTTCCCCCGCCGCCCTCGGTGCCTCGGCCGTTGTGGCCGGCCTTGGCCCATCCCTCCCTTCCCGCCCCTTCCCGAAGAAACAATCGCCTCCGTCGCCTCCTCCTCCGCAGCAGCAACCAGGTCCTGCGATGACTAAATTTAATTCCTCGCCAGCGCCCAAGCTGGTGCCTTTCTCCAACTCCCCCTCATCTTCTGCCAAGGCTTCAACTGCTGATATTTCTCAGAAGACTGTGCCAGCACTGTCAGTGCCCTCAACCCAACCAGTGACGGAGACATcgctcattaacaggaaggttgtgACGAGATGGAGGCCTCTCAAGCTGGTGTATGGCCATGACATTAGGCTTGGGGAGATGCCTGAAAAATGCAGCTTCCAGACGCTCCGGGAAGTTGTGGCGAAGCGCTTCCCATCATCCAAGGCTGTGTTGATGAAGTATAAGGATGCTGATGGTGATCTAGTTACCATCACTTGCACATCAGAACTACGATTGGCTGAGGCTTGTGGTGTTGGCACCGATGCAATGGAAGGTGATACTAAGCTCCCCATGCTGAGGCTGCACATTGTTGAAGTAAGTCCAGAGCAGGAGCCTCCACTGCCAACAGAAGAGCagaagctggaggaggaggagttgttgaTCACCGGTGAGGATAGCTCTTCATATATTTCTGCAGAGGTAGCTAATGCTGAGGTGACAAAGCCAGGTCCGGAGAACGGAGTTGCTGAACAGAGCACTCTGGCAGGGAAGAAAGATTGTGGCCATGCTGAGTGCAAGGAAGCTGAGATTGACGATTGGTTGCTTCAGTTTGCAGAACTGTTCCGGAACCAGGTTGGGATCGATGCTGATGCACATCTGGACCTTCATGAACTAGGAATGGAGCTGTGCTCTGAAGCACTTGAGGAAACTGTGACCAGCGAGGAGGCCCAATCCCTATTTGAGATGGCTGCAGCAAAATTCCAGGAGGTCGCTGCCTTGGCGTTATTTAACTGGGGAAATGTGCACATGTGTGCAGCAAGGAAGCGCATCCCTCTTGATGAATCTTCTCCAAAGGAAATCATGTCTGCTCAGCTCCGGACAGCTTATGACTGGGTGCTAGAGAGGTATGCTCTTGCAGGCCACAAGTATGAGGAGGCCCTGAACATCAAGCAAGATTTCTATGAAGGGCTTCTTGCTTTAGGCCAGCAACACTTTGAGACCGCAAAGCTGCACTGGTCATTTGCGTTGGCAGACAAGGTTGACCTATCTACCTGGGATTCTTCAGAGACATTCAAGCTTTTTGATAGTGCTGAGGAGAAGATGAGGGCTGCAACAGAGATGTGGGAGAAAGTGGAAGAACAGAGAATGCTAGAGTTAAAAACACCTGGTGCGACCGAGAAGGATGAGGTGTtgaagaaaagaaagaaacaaCACAGTGCAGATGGTCAAGGGGAGTTGACACCCGAGGAGGCAGCTGAGCAGGCAGCCGTGATGAGGCAACAGATTCACCTATTTTGGGGCAATATGCTTTTTGAGCGCTCTCAAGTGGAATTCAAACTTGTTGTCGGTGATTGGAAGAAGAATCTTGATGCTTCTGTTGAAAGGTTTAAGTTGGCTGGAGCTTCAGAATCAGATATCTCCATGGTGCTGAAGAATCATTTTTCCAATGCAGCAGTCTCTGAGTGCGAAGAGAAGAAAGATATGCCTTCAGCCACAGGAAGTTCCCAAACAAGTGACGGCATTGATGATGAATCTGTGGTTGAAAGCTAA